The genome window TAGCTCTGGTGGCGGCTCCGGAGACGATAGCTCAGACGACGGCAGCTCCTCCGGCGACGATAGCTCCGATGACGGCAGCTCCGATGACGGTTCCGAGGATGGCTCTGGCACGCCAACTGGGGTCTCTGCCCCTGGAGCTACTGGCACTCCCACATCTGGTTCTTCGGGCGATCCTGTGgtcactgctgctgctgctgagctgaAGGCCCCTATTTCGATGCTGCTCGCAGTTGGTGCCGCTGCTATGTATGTACTATAAGCTGAGCGCATGACGAACTTTTGAATGGATGGACATAATGCTGGGAACAATTAATGGGGATATTTGTTAGTCAGTCATATACCATAGGAAGACCTTGCTATAGCAAGGCGTTCCCCGAGTTTTGGCTTGGTCTAACAATATTTGTACCAATTGCTGGAACGGTTGGGCAGCCTCGGGATAGGCACAGTCATCAACGGTGTTTACGGCTGGGTTTAACGGGAGAGTGTATCAAGGTTGAACGTTTAGATAACCAAGAATACCCAAAACCATTAGAGAGATCATCCTCATTATCCCTTAATTTGAAGTTCCTAACGTTTCACGGTCATGTGAATCATGCTTTTTAAGCCTTGGCCCAGTTGGGTTTGGAAGAGAATGCTGCtcataaaaaagaaaaacaaagaTACAACATCGCCAGCGTGAGTAAGGATCAATCCTTCTTGGGAATCTTTCTGGTCTTTCTGCTTCTCTGAGCCTGGTCACAgagcttcttgggcttctctttctccagcCAGTCGGGTTCCCGATACACATATCCCACCTTGGTGTACTTCTTGCTGTTGGCAAAGAAGTCGACCCAATGCTGGAGCGCGGCGTCGGCTCTCTTTTtagcctcttctctctccttgatcttaaGCTCAGCGAGGGCCTCGGGTGTCCAGTGAGAGTCAATTTCAGGATCGTCGAGCGGCAGGAATGTCTCCTCATAGCCACGGAGGTCGGCGGTCTGGTCATCAGCAAAGCAGCCAGTCACGAAACCGCGAGCAGCATCGGTAGCAGCGAAGTAGCTGTAGGAGCCCCCTGGACCGTACATGCGGCGGCCGTTGGAGACATCATAAATCGTACCAttgatggcaagaagaagaggtctGTCGGGGTCGGTACCGTCGTGGAGGGAGAGTTCCTCCAAGGTCATATATACAGGTGGTGGCTAACGGAGAACGGTAGTTAGTAATAGCCCGGCAATCATCATAGATTCAACGTACAGGTCCAAGAATCAAGTCCCTGTAGAATCTCTGGGTCATCCAGTTAGGCTTGTTCTTGTGTCCCCACCAGAA of Fusarium musae strain F31 chromosome 5, whole genome shotgun sequence contains these proteins:
- a CDS encoding hypothetical protein (EggNog:ENOG41), whose amino-acid sequence is MADEPTLRQRKPQPKNETESEVSQPSTPPKKGKKRSSAKVDEEDPWDGYSPYLDVVRVISFIIVASMGLSYVISGGESFWWGHKNKPNWMTQRFYRDLILGPPPPVYMTLEELSLHDGTDPDRPLLLAINGTIYDVSNGRRMYGPGGSYSYFAATDAARGFVTGCFADDQTADLRGYEETFLPLDDPEIDSHWTPEALAELKIKEREEAKKRADAALQHWVDFFANSKKYTKVGYVYREPDWLEKEKPKKLCDQAQRSRKTRKIPKKD